One window of the Rhizobiaceae bacterium genome contains the following:
- the tssH gene encoding type VI secretion system ATPase TssH: MSDISLETVTGKLNRVGYDAFMQALRQAKGAGNRNLEIAHWFNHILANDRSDLSLTVDHYKLDRAKLLKDIAATIDGFRKQETEMPGISNQITDLLDRGWYYATLFFGETQIRTGHLLIGALKSRELRRALQQLSPQFGQINDDLLAAESRKVWGQSDEENLRPMDGSGLSARPAGAPGADTPAARGTTALDRFSVDMTAQATAGKMDPVVGRDDEIRQIIDVLMRRRQNNPILTGEAGVGKTAVVEGFAQRLAAGDVPPQLKGVRLCALDIGLMQAGASMKGEFEQRLRSVIDEVQASPTPVILFIDEAHTLIGAGGQQGTGDAANLLKPALARGTLRTIGATTWAEYRQYFEKDPALTRRFQPVNVDEPSIERCVTMLRGILAPMEKHHGVRISDEAVKAAVTFSARYIPARQLPDKAVSLLDTACARVAISQSTTPALIADLKASIEAMRRELDTQSREGELGLEDEERIAELTAEIADTEKRLAEAEAEFQKERALVDEIVAFRGRMAKAAEASGADVDNTAAPAGEMSAAAAAPVDGDPEVVVEEPRAGLKSRLEQLEGIDAARRMIYAHVDEPAVASVVSDWTGIPIGRMVKDEVQTVLQLAEIMGRRVVGQDHGLRMISKRIETNRAKLDNPNKPIGVFMLCGPSGVGKTETALALAESLYGGEQNMITINMSEFQEAHTVSALKGAPPGYVGYGEGGRLTEAVRRKPYSVVLLDEVEKAHPDVHELFFQVFDKGRMEDGTGRRIDFRNTLIILTSNVGTEVIMQMAEEGKTKPDPEALNTALRPYLTRHFPPALLGRIVTIPYFPLSADMLAGIVRLQLDRIRRRVADNHDAELEYSDAVVDHIVAQCDNPDSGGRMIDNIITNTLLPELSRYFLNRSLEKEEITSAKIDVVDGRFSYEVN; the protein is encoded by the coding sequence ATGAGCGACATCAGCCTCGAAACCGTGACGGGCAAGCTCAACCGGGTCGGCTACGACGCCTTCATGCAGGCGCTCAGGCAGGCCAAGGGCGCCGGCAACCGAAACCTCGAGATCGCGCACTGGTTCAACCACATTCTCGCCAACGATCGATCCGACCTCTCGCTCACCGTCGACCACTACAAGCTCGACCGGGCGAAACTGCTCAAGGACATCGCCGCGACCATCGACGGCTTCCGCAAGCAGGAAACCGAGATGCCGGGCATCTCCAACCAGATCACGGATCTGCTCGACCGGGGTTGGTACTATGCGACGCTGTTCTTCGGCGAGACGCAGATACGCACCGGGCATCTTCTCATCGGCGCGCTGAAATCGCGCGAACTGCGCCGCGCGCTGCAGCAGCTCTCTCCGCAGTTCGGGCAGATCAACGACGATCTTCTCGCAGCCGAATCCCGTAAGGTCTGGGGCCAGTCGGACGAGGAGAATCTGCGGCCGATGGACGGTTCGGGCTTGAGCGCACGGCCAGCCGGTGCGCCGGGCGCGGACACGCCCGCCGCGCGCGGCACCACGGCGCTCGACCGTTTCTCCGTCGACATGACGGCGCAGGCGACGGCCGGCAAGATGGACCCGGTGGTCGGCCGCGACGACGAGATCCGCCAGATCATCGACGTCCTGATGCGCCGCCGGCAGAATAATCCGATCCTCACCGGCGAGGCCGGTGTCGGCAAGACGGCGGTAGTGGAGGGTTTTGCGCAAAGGCTCGCGGCGGGCGACGTGCCGCCGCAGCTGAAGGGCGTGCGGCTCTGCGCGCTGGACATCGGGCTGATGCAGGCCGGCGCGTCGATGAAGGGCGAGTTCGAGCAGCGGCTGCGCTCCGTCATCGACGAAGTGCAGGCCTCGCCCACGCCGGTCATCCTGTTCATCGACGAGGCGCATACGCTGATCGGGGCCGGCGGCCAGCAGGGGACGGGCGATGCCGCCAACCTGCTCAAGCCCGCCTTGGCGCGCGGCACGCTGCGCACCATCGGCGCGACGACATGGGCGGAATACCGCCAGTATTTCGAGAAGGACCCCGCGCTGACGCGGCGCTTCCAGCCGGTGAACGTGGACGAGCCGTCGATCGAGCGCTGCGTGACCATGCTGCGCGGCATTCTCGCACCCATGGAGAAGCATCACGGCGTGCGCATCTCGGACGAGGCTGTGAAGGCGGCGGTGACGTTTTCCGCCCGCTACATTCCGGCGCGCCAGCTTCCCGACAAGGCCGTCAGCCTGCTCGACACGGCTTGCGCCCGCGTCGCCATCAGCCAGTCCACCACGCCGGCCCTTATCGCGGACCTGAAAGCCTCGATCGAGGCGATGCGCCGCGAACTCGACACCCAGTCCCGGGAAGGCGAACTCGGTCTCGAGGACGAGGAACGCATCGCCGAGCTGACGGCCGAGATCGCCGACACCGAAAAGCGTCTGGCCGAGGCCGAAGCGGAGTTCCAGAAGGAACGCGCTCTGGTGGACGAGATCGTCGCCTTCCGCGGCAGAATGGCTAAGGCCGCTGAGGCTTCAGGCGCCGACGTCGACAACACGGCCGCCCCCGCTGGCGAAATGTCCGCCGCTGCCGCTGCGCCCGTGGACGGCGATCCCGAAGTGGTGGTGGAGGAGCCTCGCGCAGGACTCAAGTCGCGGCTGGAGCAACTCGAAGGCATCGATGCCGCGCGGCGCATGATCTATGCCCATGTCGACGAGCCGGCGGTCGCATCCGTCGTGTCGGACTGGACCGGCATTCCCATCGGCCGCATGGTGAAGGACGAGGTGCAGACCGTCCTGCAGCTCGCCGAGATCATGGGCCGGCGTGTCGTCGGCCAGGATCACGGTCTCAGGATGATCTCCAAGCGCATCGAGACCAACCGCGCCAAGCTCGACAATCCCAACAAGCCCATCGGCGTGTTCATGCTCTGCGGCCCGTCCGGCGTCGGCAAGACGGAGACGGCGCTGGCGCTGGCGGAATCGCTCTATGGCGGCGAGCAGAACATGATCACCATCAATATGAGCGAGTTCCAGGAGGCGCATACCGTCTCGGCGCTGAAGGGCGCGCCGCCCGGCTATGTCGGCTATGGCGAGGGCGGCAGGCTGACGGAGGCGGTGCGGCGAAAGCCCTACAGCGTCGTGCTGCTGGACGAGGTCGAGAAGGCGCATCCCGACGTGCACGAGCTTTTCTTCCAGGTGTTCGACAAGGGCCGGATGGAAGACGGCACAGGCCGGCGCATAGATTTCAGGAACACGTTGATCATCCTCACCTCCAATGTCGGCACGGAGGTCATCATGCAGATGGCCGAGGAGGGCAAGACGAAGCCCGATCCGGAAGCGCTGAACACCGCGCTCAGGCCCTATCTGACGCGGCACTTCCCGCCGGCCCTGCTCGGGCGCATCGTGACGATTCCCTATTTCCCGCTGTCGGCGGACATGCTCGCCGGCATCGTCCGGTTGCAGCTCGACCGCATCAGGCGACGGGTCGCGGACAATCACGACGCCGAGCTCGAATACAGCGATGCGGTGGTCGATCACATCGTCGCCCAATGCGACAATCCCGATTCCGGCGGGCGCATGATCGACAACATCATCACCAACACGCTGCTGCCGGAACTGTCGCGCTACTTCCTCAATCGAAGTCTTGAGAAGGAGGAGATCACCAGCGCGAAGATCGACGTCGTCGACGGTCGGTTCAGCTACGAGGTGAACTGA
- a CDS encoding biopolymer transporter ExbD has protein sequence MAAPDRIIVWKQRQRRVFFALTPLIDVMFLLLIFFMLSSQISPYALMPVGAAASAVGVAEPGGASTGPLAIRLSHGEARIGGRVVALENLAAAVEDLVGQGITAFVVIVTASADVQDAVTALETLQGASAVTVTLVSAGGGR, from the coding sequence GTGGCCGCGCCGGATCGGATCATCGTCTGGAAGCAGCGCCAGCGCCGCGTCTTCTTCGCGCTGACGCCGCTCATCGACGTGATGTTCCTGCTGCTCATCTTCTTCATGCTCTCGTCGCAGATTTCCCCCTATGCGCTGATGCCGGTAGGCGCCGCCGCCTCGGCAGTCGGCGTCGCGGAGCCGGGCGGTGCTTCCACCGGCCCGCTGGCGATACGCCTGTCGCATGGCGAGGCGCGGATCGGCGGCCGGGTCGTTGCGCTGGAGAATCTGGCGGCGGCGGTGGAGGATCTCGTCGGCCAGGGGATCACGGCCTTCGTCGTCATCGTGACCGCGTCCGCCGACGTTCAGGACGCGGTCACGGCGCTCGAAACGCTGCAAGGCGCATCCGCCGTGACGGTGACGCTGGTGTCGGCGGGCGGCGGGCGATGA
- a CDS encoding M23 family metallopeptidase, which translates to MTHAIDASFREKKQAHAAQRKRRLLRKIAALAGGFVLLIVAAVVYATLDRWSFRTYDGDLEPVAETDDIPDDAAVFVPAIVDLAGDPMLISLSSGAGGGPKVRAVARPADLVQPGISANIDVLTDTMVSSSERFMTTIPSSQEDFAFFQAQRSAAPSPLPAASGAPLAAPEAVDPAVPVDASARETFSDPAAGWGETVDQGEAELPEFRKTEIENTTSVAIVTPETERIEATSDIFVKVLSNRTLDSIVLENRFRSEDAKKAGEALKTLFSRDGLEAGFVVALRGFRTARDPTAMSLMQVSIYANDTFIGTLARDAAGDFVVGADPWVRDDLFHYSGEPAEGGHKRQYRLLDAIYSTAARNNVPTGVIGEAIMYLSRGQDLNAFATPDDRLTLIYSETGRSDDGSAGRVLYVAVRGGERNMECFVYQQSGGDFACVTGDDQVHSLTITNGMVTPTSGVMTSTFGPRRHPILKTVRIHKGVDWAAPIGTPIRAAFDGEIVFQGDGGDYGNLVRIAHSDGRETRYAHMSRFAIPAGAGTTVKAGDLIGYIGTSGLSTGPHLHFELYQGSTAVDPLGSVVAETSDGGAVEKLTDRIIHVESGGSATAKNPLSTATGLGQFIESTWVRMMNTYRPDLARSMSRADLLALRFDPTISREMVRNLAREGEAYLRARGHAITAGRLYLCHFLGMDGAAKILSSPGNASLADVLGSGVISANPFLTGKDASYVIAWAEKKMSGRAPRVATAPTVEVREVKQTSPEFAKYKTALTELVKSLTSDI; encoded by the coding sequence GTGACCCACGCGATCGACGCAAGTTTCCGCGAGAAGAAGCAGGCGCACGCCGCGCAGCGAAAACGCCGGCTGCTGCGGAAGATCGCGGCGCTCGCCGGCGGCTTCGTCCTGCTGATCGTGGCGGCGGTCGTCTATGCGACGCTGGATCGATGGTCGTTCCGAACCTATGACGGCGATCTGGAGCCCGTCGCCGAGACCGACGACATTCCCGACGACGCGGCGGTGTTCGTTCCGGCAATCGTCGATCTGGCCGGCGACCCGATGCTCATCAGCCTGTCGAGCGGCGCAGGCGGCGGACCGAAGGTGCGCGCCGTGGCGCGGCCGGCGGACCTCGTGCAACCGGGCATTTCCGCCAACATCGACGTTCTCACGGACACCATGGTCAGTTCCAGCGAACGTTTCATGACGACGATCCCCTCCAGCCAGGAGGATTTCGCCTTCTTCCAGGCCCAGCGTTCAGCGGCGCCGTCGCCGCTACCGGCAGCCTCCGGCGCTCCATTGGCCGCGCCGGAGGCGGTCGATCCGGCCGTCCCGGTCGATGCGTCGGCGCGCGAGACCTTCTCCGACCCGGCCGCCGGCTGGGGCGAGACGGTCGATCAGGGCGAGGCGGAGCTTCCGGAATTCAGGAAGACCGAGATCGAGAACACGACCAGCGTCGCCATCGTGACGCCCGAGACAGAACGCATCGAGGCGACATCGGATATCTTCGTCAAGGTCCTCAGCAATCGCACGCTGGACAGCATCGTGCTGGAAAACCGCTTCCGTAGCGAAGATGCGAAGAAAGCCGGAGAAGCGCTGAAGACGCTGTTTTCGAGAGACGGGCTGGAAGCGGGGTTCGTGGTCGCGCTGCGCGGCTTCCGCACGGCACGCGATCCGACCGCCATGAGCCTCATGCAGGTGTCGATCTACGCCAACGATACCTTCATCGGAACGCTGGCGCGCGACGCAGCCGGCGATTTCGTCGTCGGCGCCGACCCATGGGTGCGCGACGATCTGTTCCACTATTCCGGCGAGCCGGCCGAGGGCGGACACAAGCGGCAGTACCGCCTGCTGGACGCAATCTACTCGACGGCGGCCCGCAACAACGTGCCGACCGGCGTGATCGGCGAAGCGATCATGTATCTGTCGCGCGGACAGGATCTGAACGCCTTCGCCACGCCGGACGACCGGCTGACGCTGATCTATTCGGAAACAGGCCGCTCGGACGACGGAAGCGCGGGCCGGGTGCTCTACGTCGCGGTGCGCGGCGGCGAGCGCAACATGGAATGCTTCGTCTACCAGCAGAGCGGCGGCGATTTCGCCTGCGTCACCGGCGACGACCAGGTGCATTCGCTCACCATCACCAACGGCATGGTGACGCCGACCAGCGGCGTCATGACCTCCACATTCGGCCCGCGCCGCCATCCCATCCTGAAAACCGTCCGCATCCACAAGGGCGTCGACTGGGCCGCTCCCATCGGCACGCCGATCCGCGCCGCCTTCGACGGCGAGATCGTCTTTCAGGGGGACGGCGGCGACTATGGCAACCTCGTCCGCATCGCGCATTCCGACGGCCGCGAGACGCGTTACGCCCACATGTCGCGCTTCGCCATTCCGGCCGGAGCCGGCACGACGGTGAAGGCCGGAGACCTGATCGGCTATATCGGCACCAGTGGCCTTTCCACCGGTCCGCATCTGCATTTCGAGCTTTATCAGGGCAGCACCGCCGTCGATCCGCTGGGTTCCGTCGTCGCCGAGACATCGGACGGCGGCGCCGTGGAAAAGCTGACCGACCGCATCATCCATGTCGAGAGCGGCGGCAGCGCCACGGCCAAGAACCCGCTGTCGACCGCGACAGGCCTCGGCCAGTTCATCGAATCCACATGGGTCCGCATGATGAACACCTACCGCCCCGATCTGGCGCGGTCCATGTCGCGCGCCGACCTGCTGGCGCTCCGCTTCGACCCCACCATCTCGCGGGAGATGGTTCGCAATCTGGCGCGCGAGGGCGAGGCCTATCTGCGCGCCCGCGGCCACGCCATCACCGCCGGGCGCCTCTATCTCTGCCATTTTCTCGGCATGGACGGCGCGGCGAAGATCCTGTCGTCGCCCGGAAACGCCTCGCTGGCGGACGTGCTCGGCTCCGGCGTGATCAGCGCCAATCCCTTCCTGACTGGTAAGGACGCCAGCTACGTCATCGCATGGGCAGAGAAGAAGATGAGCGGCCGCGCGCCGCGCGTCGCAACCGCGCCCACAGTAGAGGTGCGCGAGGTCAAGCAGACGTCGCCCGAATTCGCGAAGTACAAGACGGCTCTGACCGAACTCGTCAAATCGCTGACGAGCGATATCTGA
- a CDS encoding biopolymer transporter ExbD: MSYIPARPKRARHDFSLTIINIVFLLLLFYLATGSLIKQNELTADIPFSKDMPLERLPRPLLLAAADGTLFLDGQPVSLDALKEIAPQAVGDRAYLNILAERTLPATSLVAILAEVDAGGVAARLVTLRERRDGSAP, encoded by the coding sequence ATGAGCTACATTCCCGCAAGGCCGAAGCGCGCGCGTCACGATTTCTCGCTGACGATCATCAACATCGTCTTCCTGCTGCTGCTCTTCTATCTGGCGACCGGAAGCCTCATCAAGCAGAACGAACTGACGGCCGATATCCCCTTCAGCAAGGATATGCCGCTGGAGCGGCTGCCGCGTCCGTTGCTGCTCGCCGCCGCCGACGGAACGCTGTTCCTTGACGGTCAGCCGGTTTCGCTCGATGCGCTGAAGGAGATCGCGCCGCAGGCTGTCGGAGACCGCGCCTATCTCAATATCCTTGCCGAACGGACGCTGCCGGCGACGAGCCTCGTGGCGATCCTCGCAGAAGTGGATGCGGGCGGCGTGGCCGCGCGGCTGGTGACGCTGCGCGAGCGGCGGGACGGGAGCGCGCCCTGA
- a CDS encoding MotA/TolQ/ExbB proton channel family protein translates to MLEVLIGQIRSAGGPILIALVLVSIAALAVTIFKIVQFGRMGVGRSAAARSAVSVWAAGDRARGMEIARSELSPASLTVGAAMASLARHPNDRDRARELAAQTALDQLTTMSRHLRILESVVQAAPMMGLLGTVIGMISAFGELSASGGAIDPAALATGIWAALLTTAAGLAVAIPFYFVSVWLDSRVEEERATMEAAIGAVLFSVPTDPAARPGTTDAPVAPLGGQAATA, encoded by the coding sequence ATGCTTGAAGTCTTGATCGGTCAGATACGGTCGGCCGGCGGACCGATCCTCATCGCGCTTGTCCTTGTGTCGATCGCGGCGCTTGCGGTGACGATCTTCAAGATCGTGCAGTTCGGCCGCATGGGCGTCGGGCGGTCGGCGGCGGCGCGGAGCGCGGTTTCCGTCTGGGCCGCCGGCGACCGGGCGCGCGGAATGGAAATCGCGCGATCGGAACTGTCGCCCGCCTCGTTGACCGTCGGCGCGGCCATGGCATCGCTGGCGCGACATCCGAACGATCGCGACCGGGCGCGCGAGCTTGCCGCGCAGACCGCGCTCGACCAGCTCACCACCATGTCCCGGCATCTCCGCATCCTGGAATCGGTGGTGCAGGCGGCGCCCATGATGGGATTGCTCGGCACGGTGATCGGCATGATCTCCGCCTTCGGCGAACTCTCCGCTTCCGGCGGCGCGATAGATCCGGCGGCGCTGGCGACCGGCATATGGGCCGCGCTGCTGACCACGGCGGCCGGTCTCGCCGTCGCCATCCCGTTCTACTTCGTGTCGGTCTGGCTCGACTCCCGTGTCGAGGAGGAGCGCGCGACGATGGAGGCGGCGATCGGCGCCGTGCTTTTCAGTGTGCCAACCGATCCTGCCGCGCGGCCGGGCACCACGGACGCGCCGGTTGCGCCGCTCGGCGGCCAGGCGGCGACGGCCTGA
- a CDS encoding DUF1036 domain-containing protein, which translates to MGRFSMVRSILAGMFSAGARGGMRLRLLSALLGASGCTLAGEAHAEFTVCNQTLDVVNIAVGQEVEAAFQTDGWWTIGANQCVNVIREELKNRYIYIYATDVFGQPILSGSTEMCVEKRRFTIRGIEECWQRGHIAAPFYEVDTLEQARWTLFLSGRTS; encoded by the coding sequence ATGGGGCGGTTTTCGATGGTGCGTTCGATCTTGGCGGGCATGTTCTCGGCCGGTGCGCGCGGCGGGATGCGCCTGCGTCTTCTGTCCGCGCTGCTGGGCGCGTCCGGATGCACGCTCGCCGGCGAGGCGCATGCCGAGTTCACCGTCTGCAACCAGACGCTGGATGTCGTGAATATCGCCGTCGGACAGGAAGTGGAAGCAGCCTTCCAGACGGACGGCTGGTGGACGATCGGCGCGAACCAGTGCGTGAACGTCATCCGCGAGGAACTGAAGAACCGCTATATCTACATCTACGCCACCGACGTCTTCGGCCAGCCGATCCTCAGCGGCTCGACCGAAATGTGCGTGGAGAAACGGCGCTTCACCATCCGTGGCATCGAGGAGTGCTGGCAGCGCGGCCACATCGCCGCGCCCTTCTATGAAGTCGATACGCTCGAACAGGCGCGCTGGACGCTCTTCCTTTCGGGACGGACGTCGTGA